In Sodalis ligni, a single genomic region encodes these proteins:
- a CDS encoding DUF1427 family protein — protein sequence MKVYLISMGTGVLIGLVYALLKVRSPAPPAIALIGLLGMLAGEQLISQVARHAAAAPPGSHSVGAQPQR from the coding sequence ATGAAAGTCTATCTTATTTCCATGGGCACAGGCGTACTCATAGGCCTGGTTTACGCCCTGCTCAAGGTGCGTTCCCCCGCGCCGCCCGCCATCGCCCTTATCGGTCTGCTGGGCATGCTGGCAGGGGAGCAGCTTATCAGCCAGGTGGCGCGGCACGCGGCGGCGGCCCCGCCCGGCAGCCACTCTGTCGGCGCGCAGCCGCAGCGGTAA
- a CDS encoding iron-containing alcohol dehydrogenase encodes MTVSLMIANRQTWFGTGSINQLVPLLQSDARPTLLFSCRSFLGGAVYAGLADTLVPLLASTEIVSHEASPQDIDRWVARWRGKVLRVVAIGGGSVLDAAKAFAALAEHPLPALRYMEKVGDSKVSGATLPLIAIPTTAGTGSEVTQNAVITDTLVHKVKASLRHNNFVPQAAILDPQLLAGTPDRVLAYCAIDAFTHLFESYLSKTAGSLSREMSLTGIRLFLQAWPALNRSDAAREAIMQASYLGGLTLSMAGLGVIHGIAGEVGALRGYHHGQVCGRLLLPFLDLLAASEQPQQRALMAELAMRLFPDEQGSPERYLRAFITRNAVAPFWREDLPLSPQELAVSLEKSNSKNSLLEYSSAQRREMIEGAFRIEE; translated from the coding sequence ATGACCGTCAGCCTGATGATCGCCAACCGGCAAACCTGGTTCGGCACCGGCAGTATCAACCAACTGGTTCCCCTATTGCAGTCCGATGCGCGGCCCACGCTGCTGTTCAGCTGCCGATCCTTCCTCGGGGGCGCGGTTTATGCGGGCTTGGCGGATACGCTGGTGCCGCTGCTGGCCAGTACCGAGATAGTGAGTCATGAGGCGTCGCCGCAGGATATTGACCGCTGGGTGGCCCGCTGGCGCGGCAAGGTGCTGCGGGTGGTGGCTATCGGCGGCGGCAGCGTGCTGGATGCCGCCAAGGCGTTTGCCGCCCTGGCGGAGCATCCGCTGCCGGCCTTGCGCTATATGGAAAAGGTCGGGGACAGCAAGGTGAGCGGCGCGACCCTGCCGCTTATCGCCATTCCCACCACCGCCGGTACCGGCAGCGAAGTGACGCAGAATGCCGTTATCACCGACACTCTGGTCCATAAGGTGAAGGCGTCGCTGCGCCACAACAACTTTGTGCCGCAGGCGGCGATCCTGGATCCGCAACTGCTGGCGGGGACGCCGGACCGGGTGCTGGCCTATTGCGCCATTGATGCCTTTACTCACCTTTTTGAATCCTACCTGTCCAAAACCGCCGGCAGCCTGTCTCGCGAGATGTCCCTCACCGGTATCCGCCTCTTTCTGCAGGCGTGGCCGGCATTAAACCGCAGTGATGCCGCCCGTGAAGCCATTATGCAGGCATCCTATCTGGGGGGACTGACGCTGAGCATGGCGGGACTGGGGGTTATACACGGCATCGCCGGCGAGGTCGGCGCGCTGCGCGGCTATCATCATGGCCAGGTGTGCGGCCGGCTGCTGTTGCCGTTTCTGGATCTGCTGGCGGCAAGCGAACAGCCGCAACAGCGGGCGCTGATGGCGGAACTGGCCATGCGTCTGTTTCCCGATGAACAGGGCAGTCCGGAACGCTATTTGCGGGCATTCATTACCCGCAACGCCGTTGCCCCGTTTTGGCGGGAGGATTTGCCCCTGAGCCCCCAGGAGCTGGCGGTGAGCCTGGAAAAATCCAACAGCAAGAATTCACTGCTTGAGTATTCATCGGCGCAGCGCCGGGAAATGATAGAAGGGGCCTTTCGCATCGAGGAGTGA
- a CDS encoding amidohydrolase: MVSPDKAELILTNGKFHTLDRQKPLADAVAVSNGKFLAVGTRAEVMRHGGDQTKVIDLGGRTVIPGLNDSHLHLIRGGLNYNLELRWEGVPSLSDALAMLKKQADRTPQPQWVRVVGGWTEFQFAERRMPTLDELNAAAPDTPVFVLHLYDRALLNRAALRVVGYTKDTPNPPGGEIQRDQAGNPTGMLIARPNAMILYATLAKGPVLPLEYQVNSTRQFMRELNRLGLTSVIDAGGGFQNYPDDYKVVDQLAKEGQLTLRIAYNLFTQRKGGELEDFTRWTDMVTPGQGDDFYRQNGAGEMLVFSAADFEDFLEPRPDLPPAMENELEAVVRHLVSQRWPFRLHATYNESISRMLDVFEKVNKDIPFDGLHWFFDHAETITAKNIERVRALGGGIAIQHRMAFQGEYFAERYGAEAAAQTPPVARMLEMGIPVGAGTDATRVASYNPWTALYWLVSGRTVGGMKLFDSLNRLSRDTALELYTAGSAWFSTEQGKKGHIEAGQLADLAVLTADFFAIPEEDIKAIESLMTVVGGKVVYAAGELSSHGPAAIPVLPEWSPVTLVPGHYRQLPAAGACLLPHSCIGACGVHGHAHDSARRSAVPVSDHSGFWGALGCSCFAF, from the coding sequence ATGGTTTCGCCTGATAAAGCTGAGTTAATCCTTACCAACGGGAAATTTCATACCCTCGATCGGCAAAAGCCCCTGGCCGATGCGGTCGCCGTCAGCAACGGTAAATTTCTGGCAGTGGGGACCCGCGCCGAGGTGATGCGCCACGGCGGCGATCAAACCAAGGTGATTGACCTGGGCGGACGGACGGTTATCCCCGGTTTAAACGATTCCCACCTGCATCTTATCCGCGGCGGACTGAACTATAACCTCGAATTGCGCTGGGAAGGGGTGCCGTCGCTGTCCGATGCTCTGGCCATGCTGAAAAAGCAGGCGGATCGCACGCCACAGCCGCAATGGGTAAGGGTGGTGGGAGGCTGGACCGAATTCCAGTTTGCGGAACGGCGCATGCCGACCCTGGATGAACTGAACGCGGCGGCGCCGGATACGCCGGTGTTTGTGCTGCATCTTTACGATCGCGCCTTGCTTAACCGGGCGGCGCTGCGGGTGGTGGGCTATACCAAGGACACTCCCAATCCCCCCGGCGGCGAAATCCAGCGCGACCAGGCGGGCAACCCCACCGGTATGCTGATTGCCAGGCCCAATGCCATGATTCTTTACGCTACCCTGGCCAAAGGGCCGGTCCTGCCGTTGGAATACCAGGTGAATTCTACCCGGCAGTTCATGCGCGAGCTTAACCGTCTGGGCCTCACCAGCGTTATCGACGCCGGCGGCGGCTTTCAGAACTATCCCGATGATTACAAAGTGGTGGATCAATTGGCGAAGGAGGGACAACTGACCCTGCGCATCGCCTATAACCTGTTTACCCAGCGCAAGGGCGGCGAGCTGGAGGATTTCACGCGCTGGACCGATATGGTGACGCCCGGACAGGGGGATGATTTTTACCGGCAGAACGGCGCCGGGGAGATGCTGGTGTTTTCCGCCGCCGATTTTGAGGACTTCCTCGAACCCCGGCCCGATCTGCCCCCCGCCATGGAGAACGAGCTGGAGGCGGTGGTCAGGCATCTGGTGAGCCAGCGCTGGCCGTTCCGGCTGCATGCCACCTATAACGAATCCATCAGCCGGATGCTGGACGTTTTCGAAAAGGTGAACAAGGATATTCCGTTTGACGGCCTGCACTGGTTTTTCGATCATGCCGAGACTATTACCGCCAAAAATATCGAGCGGGTGCGGGCCTTGGGAGGCGGTATCGCCATCCAGCATCGGATGGCGTTCCAGGGAGAATATTTTGCCGAGCGCTACGGCGCGGAAGCTGCCGCCCAGACGCCGCCGGTGGCGCGCATGCTGGAGATGGGCATTCCGGTGGGGGCCGGTACCGATGCCACCCGGGTGGCCAGCTATAATCCCTGGACCGCGCTGTACTGGCTGGTCTCCGGCCGTACGGTGGGCGGCATGAAGCTGTTCGACAGCCTGAACCGGCTGTCCCGCGATACCGCGTTGGAGTTATATACCGCGGGCAGCGCCTGGTTTTCCACCGAACAGGGCAAAAAAGGACATATCGAGGCCGGCCAACTGGCGGATCTGGCGGTGCTGACGGCGGATTTTTTCGCTATTCCGGAAGAGGATATCAAAGCCATTGAATCGCTGATGACCGTGGTGGGCGGCAAGGTGGTCTATGCCGCCGGTGAATTATCTTCCCATGGCCCGGCGGCGATCCCGGTATTGCCGGAGTGGTCTCCCGTTACTCTGGTGCCGGGGCATTATCGGCAGCTCCCCGCCGCCGGCGCCTGCCTGTTGCCCCATAGCTGCATCGGCGCCTGCGGCGTTCATGGCCACGCCCATGACAGTGCCCGGCGTTCGGCGGTACCGGTATCGGATCACTCCGGGTTCTGGGGCGCGCTGGGCTGCAGCTGCTTTGCGTTTTAA
- a CDS encoding alpha/beta fold hydrolase, which yields MSTITTNDGTSIAYKDWGSGQPIVFSHGWPLAGDAWEAQMLFFGQKGFRVIAHDRRGHGASDQPWQGNNMDQYADDLAELIDELDLQDVILVGHSTGGGEVAHYIGRHGTSRVARVVLVGAVPPLMLKTPENPEGTPLEVFDGIRKGTALDRSQFFLDLALPFYGFNREGVKLNQGLQESFWRMGMQGGIKGEYDCVHEFSEVDYTADLLKIDKPTLIIHGDDDQIVPIAAAGLKSAKLVKGAQLKVYPGGCHGLAQLHAEQFNADLLAFIKG from the coding sequence ATGAGTACTATCACTACCAATGACGGCACCAGCATTGCTTATAAAGATTGGGGCAGCGGCCAGCCCATTGTATTCTCCCACGGCTGGCCCCTGGCGGGTGATGCCTGGGAGGCGCAGATGCTCTTTTTCGGCCAGAAAGGCTTTCGGGTGATAGCCCACGATCGCCGGGGGCACGGTGCCTCCGATCAACCCTGGCAGGGCAACAATATGGATCAGTATGCCGACGATCTGGCTGAGCTGATTGATGAGCTTGATTTGCAGGATGTGATCCTGGTGGGGCACTCCACCGGCGGCGGAGAAGTGGCCCACTATATCGGCCGTCACGGCACATCCCGCGTCGCCCGCGTCGTGCTGGTGGGCGCCGTTCCGCCGCTGATGCTGAAGACGCCGGAGAATCCGGAAGGCACGCCGCTGGAGGTCTTTGACGGCATCCGTAAGGGCACGGCTCTGGATCGCTCGCAGTTCTTTCTCGATCTGGCCCTGCCGTTTTATGGCTTCAACCGCGAGGGCGTTAAATTGAATCAAGGCTTGCAGGAGTCGTTCTGGCGTATGGGCATGCAGGGGGGGATTAAAGGGGAGTACGATTGCGTGCATGAGTTTTCCGAGGTGGATTACACCGCCGACCTGCTGAAAATCGATAAACCCACGCTGATTATTCACGGTGATGACGATCAAATCGTACCTATTGCCGCGGCGGGCCTGAAGAGCGCCAAACTGGTCAAAGGCGCCCAGCTGAAAGTTTACCCCGGCGGCTGTCACGGTTTGGCGCAGCTGCATGCCGAACAATTCAACGCGGATCTGCTGGCGTTTATCAAAGGCTAG
- a CDS encoding DUF1427 family protein, with protein MKPYLVSLVTGILAGIIYSLLQVHSPAPPVPALLGLLGMLVGEQLVPVCKRLINRQPLTLAWFRHECVPKISGTPPAGGEKPPPDELYPK; from the coding sequence ATGAAACCCTACCTGGTTTCCCTGGTAACCGGCATATTGGCCGGTATCATTTATTCTTTATTGCAGGTGCATTCACCCGCGCCGCCGGTGCCTGCGCTGCTGGGGCTGCTGGGCATGCTGGTGGGTGAGCAGCTTGTCCCGGTTTGCAAGCGGCTGATTAACCGGCAACCGCTGACCCTGGCGTGGTTTCGCCATGAGTGCGTGCCGAAGATCAGCGGCACGCCGCCGGCGGGAGGAGAAAAACCGCCGCCGGATGAGTTATACCCTAAATAA
- a CDS encoding MFS transporter, whose product MTDAQDSGSGATPATPATGGFSPWSPLRQPVFRMLWIATVVSNIGSWMSDVGTSWMMLLLNSDPLWVAMVQAAGSLPMFLFALPSGVMADIVDRRRYLLFSQLWVFIAAAGLGLLALTGHVTPIGLLAAAFLLSTGAAMSSPPFQAIVPDLVIKTELPAAIALNSLGINISRAIGPALGGLILSFAGPGVVFLLNALSVLGVGFVLYRWKAEPTIQRLPPEHFFSAVRVGLRYVHSAPVLRNVLVRALAFFLFGSAGWALLPLVARRELGLGPGGYGILLASIGIGAVCGAILLPGLRKKLSPDRLTVTASLLFALTMLALAFIRYFWVLTAIEFFTGFAWITILSTLNVGAQRSAARWVKARALAVYLTVFFGSMTLGSAIWGQLASKTGIRTALCAAAVGMILASAAALRWRLDKDPDLNLDASEHPLAPAPDIRQERGPVMVSIEYEIDPAQARAFMLAVQEMRRVRRRGGAMTWAVYEDVQLPGTFVEVFVVGSWLEHLRQHERHTVNDRLIQSRVQAFHRGSVPPVVRHMVAPG is encoded by the coding sequence ATGACAGACGCCCAGGATAGCGGGTCCGGCGCCACCCCCGCCACGCCGGCCACCGGTGGTTTTTCCCCCTGGAGTCCGCTGCGGCAGCCGGTCTTTCGTATGCTGTGGATTGCCACTGTGGTGTCCAATATCGGTTCATGGATGAGCGATGTGGGCACCAGCTGGATGATGCTGCTGCTGAATTCCGACCCGCTGTGGGTGGCGATGGTGCAGGCCGCCGGCAGTCTGCCGATGTTTCTGTTCGCATTGCCTTCCGGGGTCATGGCCGATATCGTCGACCGCCGCCGCTATCTGCTGTTCTCGCAGCTTTGGGTGTTTATCGCCGCCGCCGGCCTGGGCCTGCTGGCGCTCACCGGCCATGTGACGCCCATCGGCCTGCTGGCGGCGGCATTTTTGCTCAGCACCGGGGCGGCCATGAGTTCGCCGCCGTTTCAGGCCATTGTGCCGGATTTGGTAATAAAAACCGAGCTGCCGGCGGCCATTGCCCTCAACTCCCTGGGGATCAATATCAGCCGCGCCATCGGACCGGCCCTGGGGGGGCTGATATTGTCCTTTGCCGGGCCGGGGGTGGTATTTTTGCTCAATGCGCTGTCGGTGTTGGGGGTGGGTTTTGTCCTCTATCGCTGGAAGGCCGAACCCACCATCCAGCGGCTGCCTCCCGAGCATTTTTTTTCCGCCGTGCGGGTGGGGCTGCGCTATGTACATTCCGCGCCGGTTTTGAGGAACGTACTGGTGCGCGCCCTGGCGTTTTTCCTGTTCGGCAGCGCCGGCTGGGCCCTGCTGCCGCTGGTGGCGCGGCGCGAACTGGGGCTGGGGCCGGGGGGCTACGGCATTCTGCTGGCGTCCATCGGCATCGGCGCGGTGTGCGGCGCCATACTGCTGCCGGGTCTGCGGAAAAAACTCTCCCCGGACCGCCTGACGGTGACGGCCAGCCTGCTGTTTGCCCTGACCATGCTGGCCCTGGCTTTTATCCGATATTTCTGGGTTTTAACCGCTATTGAGTTTTTTACCGGCTTCGCCTGGATTACTATCCTATCAACCCTCAACGTCGGCGCGCAGCGCAGCGCGGCCCGCTGGGTCAAGGCTCGCGCCCTGGCGGTTTATCTTACCGTGTTCTTCGGTTCCATGACGCTGGGCAGCGCCATTTGGGGACAGCTGGCGTCTAAAACCGGTATCCGGACCGCCCTCTGCGCGGCGGCGGTCGGCATGATCCTCGCCTCCGCCGCCGCACTGCGCTGGCGCTTGGATAAAGATCCCGATTTGAACCTGGACGCCAGTGAACATCCCCTGGCCCCGGCGCCGGACATCCGGCAGGAAAGGGGGCCGGTGATGGTCAGCATCGAATATGAGATAGACCCGGCCCAGGCAAGGGCGTTTATGCTGGCCGTCCAGGAAATGCGCCGGGTGCGGCGGCGCGGGGGCGCTATGACCTGGGCGGTTTACGAAGATGTCCAACTGCCGGGCACCTTCGTGGAAGTGTTCGTGGTGGGCTCCTGGCTTGAGCATCTGCGGCAGCATGAACGCCATACCGTGAACGACCGGCTTATCCAAAGCCGGGTGCAGGCCTTTCACCGCGGGAGCGTTCCGCCGGTGGTACGCCACATGGTGGCCCCCGGTTAA
- a CDS encoding DoxX family protein → MKILATAAPAPPIDLGLLFLRLAGCFMLLYVHGIPKVLHFNEQLAHIEDPFGLGPYMNLLPAIFAEVVCPIFIILGVAARLACLPIIAVLLVAMLAVHPEWTVEQGQFGWLLLIIFITLALCGPGRWRIRSGYREEIHDRRPG, encoded by the coding sequence ATGAAAATCTTAGCGACGGCGGCTCCGGCTCCGCCCATCGATCTGGGTTTGCTGTTCCTGCGGCTCGCCGGCTGCTTCATGCTGCTGTATGTGCATGGCATACCCAAGGTGCTGCATTTTAATGAACAGCTGGCGCACATCGAAGATCCGTTTGGCCTGGGGCCTTATATGAACCTGCTGCCGGCCATTTTCGCCGAGGTGGTGTGCCCGATTTTCATCATATTGGGGGTGGCCGCGCGGCTGGCCTGCCTGCCCATTATCGCGGTGCTGCTGGTGGCCATGCTGGCGGTCCATCCCGAATGGACGGTGGAACAGGGGCAGTTCGGCTGGCTGCTGCTGATCATTTTCATCACGCTGGCGCTGTGCGGTCCGGGACGGTGGCGCATCCGGTCGGGCTACAGAGAGGAAATCCATGACAGACGCCCAGGATAG